From Anticarsia gemmatalis isolate Benzon Research Colony breed Stoneville strain chromosome 16, ilAntGemm2 primary, whole genome shotgun sequence:
AAATGGTTGAGCAGAAAATAACTACAGGGGTAAAAGATATGGAATCTTACTTGCAAGAATCACTAGATCTTAACGAAACAGACAAAACAACTCTAACAAGGTCTTGTGATAAGttaattcatttatattgtGAGAGAGCGGGTCCTTCGTTGAACGCGATAGATGAAGAAATTGAAAGGGTTTTGAAAATTCCTCCGAATGTTTTGTTACCTGAAGATGAACCGCAGTTGGATCAAACATCAGATTCCGATTTCGATAAATTGAAAGAAGAAGTGGCAAATCTCAGGAAGCAAGTAGAAAGAGGTGCTCTCATGGAAGCTTTGCTGACTGCTGAAGAGGAGGAGCTAGCAACTGTGGAAAAAGTTTGTGAAACAGCCAAAAAGGACATGGAAGTGATTGATGTTTTGTGTAAGAGTACAGGTGGCGATGACACTTTGAAAACAATTCAGAATGAAACACAGTTCTTGTGTGCAAGAGCATCGTTTATTAAGAAACAACCATCTATTTTTGATGATTGAGTTGTATTTGTTAAGGTTCTGAGTATATGTGATGCTGGACATATATAATAGTCTTATCTACTCTCTAACATGTGATATCTCATTAGGAATTTGTTCAGTGTTTTAGTCTTGTGCACCCATATTATACTTAGAGATCTGTACAGAAAACAGATCCTTAACTATAATGtctgaattatttatgtttaactaCTTAACCACCAGTCTCTTGCACTATTAAAACTTCATGTACTAGGACATCTGTTGTGTGTAGATTGGTAACTTTGGTTAGTGTAACAGTTACTATTTGAGATGAACACTACTGTCAAATGTGAAAGAAGTTTAGTGTGTGTTgcaatatatataatattctagagcaggggttcccaaccttttcttagtccgggaccatttttatattattcttattagcTGGTACCACTgaaaatttttaaatcatttgcaGACCATATTTTGACCACTGGCTAGAAACCGCTGTTCTAGAGTAACTGCattgtagatattttataatataagatgtatggatgtgaataaaggaGAAGGtatctggtctctgcttacccatAATATGGGAAATAAGAgagatttttgtatgtattagtgAATAATAATgctgaatttaaataaataaaacattgcaaacagtcatttttattttaatgtaaaaacaGAACTTCTTACATAAAATTCACCTAGAAACGAGTATCATAGATTAACAATACTTATTACATCAATTCTAATATAACACCCATTTTACGTCATGATAACTATTTAAtgctttttgtttaaaaaaaaacgatacaAAGTTTGATACATTGAATGTTTGCttcaaaaaatgtataactTGGCACATAGAACATGTATCGGTAATTCTAAAGAGAttcaaaaagta
This genomic window contains:
- the Mis12 gene encoding mis12, coding for MIKTKPWTGGTEEEYETQHFGFGAQRLKIAVRQMVEQKITTGVKDMESYLQESLDLNETDKTTLTRSCDKLIHLYCERAGPSLNAIDEEIERVLKIPPNVLLPEDEPQLDQTSDSDFDKLKEEVANLRKQVERGALMEALLTAEEEELATVEKVCETAKKDMEVIDVLCKSTGGDDTLKTIQNETQFLCARASFIKKQPSIFDD